The DNA window GTATTTTCATGTTATACATCAGAAATACATCGTGGAGGGGCCTACAGAGGTGCTTTGGTGGTTCCGTAGAGGTCTGTGTCAGCACCCATGTTGGCCagctcacaacaacctgtaactccagctctagaggaTCGAATGCCTCTGGTCTCCTCAGATGCCTGCCAGCGTGTATAACCCTATGCTCCCAtgcaactcacacacacacacacaatataaaaaatacatctttaaaaatatgctGTGTGAGAAGACCTACAGAATCAACCTGggaccatgggggctcacagaggctgGGCTACCAATCAGGGAGCACACAGCTGGACCTAGACACCCCCACCACCTATGCATTTGTAGCcaatgtgcagcttagtcttcatgtgggcccCGTAACAAGTGGAGTGGGGACTGTCTTAATCTCTGttccctgcctttggatccctttcccctagatggactgcctggttgggcctcactgggagaggatgtgcctagtccttcTGGGGACTAGATGTCTCAGAGTAGAGTGGTACCCAAGGGGAGCTCCTTTCTCTGAGGAGAGGTCCTCTCCCTTTTTCTGGGGGGGGGATTTGTAAGGGACTGAGGAGGGGGGCtgtaattgggatgtaaagtgaataaaaagtaaattattaGAAAGAATAAGTTGTGGGTATCAATGGCTTATGGAACCAGAGAGAGCCCAGTCAGTCACTTGCCCTAGACAAAGTAGAGGCTGCAGTGAACAAGAGGTAGGCACAGTTTTTACTCTTATCTGTTCCCCAAATGTTATGTGTCCTCCACGAACCTGGGAATGACTCACTGTAGGTCCAAAGATCACAGACAACAGCATCAGCCTTAAGCCTCCATTTCCTATGCTGCAAACCTGGCCAACTTCTTTACTTTCACAAGCTTTGATTTGCAACCTGTAAAAGAATACTAATACCTAACTAACAGGGCTGTTAGGAGGACTAAATGAGACAATCTGTGTAAAGCATTCAGTGTACAGTGTTTGTTTAGAATCCATTTTGGCACATGCAGCCAAATCAGGGTGACAGGAGTCATTCGTTTACATAAAGGTGTGGCCATGGAAGACTCTAGGACGAAGGAGAACACATTCCGGTGAGCCATCATTTAAAACCAAACTTCCACAGTTCTAAACACCTTTGGGAAACACAGGGAGGATTTTCAGTCAAAGGCAGGGAATCAACCGTGAGGAAAGAGAGAGTCACAACTTCCATAGTCTCACAATGGCTATGACCGctgacaagaaaacaaaaggacattTATACCTTCGCTCAATGTTAAATCCCGAATAAATATCCAGGATTCTATGTCATACACAGTCATGCAAAACCACACACAGTCATACAAGATCATACACAGTCGTACAACTCTTCCCATTCTCCCTTCAGATAGCATGAATCCCCACGTAGCTGGAACTTCCAGAAAAGGTTTGCTCGATTCATCATGTCGTTCAAAGGCCTGGAAACCCCACGGGATGCTGCTTAGGAGAGAGTACCCGAGAGCCCTAGCTGAGGGAAACGGGCCCTGGGCTGGTTTTGAGGAAGAGGTAGCCATCAATCAGAACGGATATAAGGACCTTGTTACCTAGGAAGCAATTTGGTTCAAAACCCTCTTCCTGTCAGGGAGAGATAACAAGATCAGAAGGATTCCATCCCTTTGAATGGGAGAGAAGTCTGCTAGTCAACAGCAGGTGAAGAgaagaccaaaaaataaaataaaataataaaacactcaAGGAGGAATCGGGCTAGTGGCAGCCTAAGACATTAAAGGCCCAACAATTTGttcacactttatttttttttcacatggaAAATGTTTGCATTTCATTAACCTCTGAAGTGGCTTTAAGCCATCAGAACACAGGCGCCTCCAACACCCTTCATCTTCTCCTCAGCTCTTCTGCTGAAGAATTTGGCTTTCACGATGACAGGTTGCTTAGGGAGCTTCCCCTTCCCCAGAACTCTGCAGTAGCCTGATCGAACAACATCAATGATGGGAGCAGCTCCAGTCTTGTTTTTTGCTGCATTGACCCGTGTCTGCTTGCTGACCAACGTCCATAATTTATCCAGGTTGACAGTTGGGCAGAAGCTCTGGTTCCTCTTCAAGTGGTAATGCCTCATGCCAACTTTGCCGAAGTAACCTGGATGGTATTTGTCAGAGTTGATCCTGTGGTGATGCTCGCCTCCAGCATTCCCGCGGCCTCCTGGGTGCTTGCGGTGCTTACCGATGCGACAGTGGCCGTGGCTCACGTGGCCCCAGAGTTTCCGGGTCTTCCTCAGTCTGGATGGCATGGCGGTGGCAGAAAAGAAAGAGCTTGTTCACACTTTAATCTGTCCCCTAAAACTTCCTTAAATTGTGAATAGTGCTGTTCTTGGCAAACCTCCATTTCTTGAGGGAATCTAAGGTCACTGCTTCACGTAACTCATTAAGATGAATTAACTAGCATggggaataaaaaataaagaaaacatctccACAACCACAGAGCTAaactgaagtggaagtttctggtttctttggaatctCAGTTGggtcatgtgatgttttcctggaagctgtcttctgagagggtgctttgCTGAAACTGACACCGGAGAGGACGTTTCGCTGAAGCAGATGTGTAGGAGGCCgcgtgatgtttggaaagagtataaatggAACCCCACAGAGAGTGAGAGGACGCTCCTGCATTGTGGAGATGTGCACTCACTTCccagagagaaacgcaccaaagaATTTATCAAGCTATTCCAGCTGGTTCTTGCCACTTCCGATGACTCATTCCAATtagctagaagggaggttgaagcgtTCAAAAACCCTAAGTAAAGTAGAGAAGATTTGGAGAAGATAGGTTTAgcgaaaaatctaagcctacactgAACTGTAGTTGGGAAGAAAATGCAGAGTGGTTTGTGGGACATTTATTAGTTTCTTACGGCTAAGTAAGCATCAAGTATTAGGACTATGAAGAGAAGCAGAACACAAACATGCTGTGTCCTCTGAGACTCCACAGGACCAATCAGTGCAAGGGCTGTATAACGAGGGTGGAGGAAGGTGAGTGGAGGGGCCTTTCGGTGAGGGTGGTGGAGGGAAGGAGCTGAGGACATATCCAACCCAGTTCTTCATTCTGATGATCACAAACGAGTCTGGCCTACTGTTTCCATCCATGAAGAAGAAACTCAGCTACTGTAATTCACAGCTACTTTCCACTCTCTGAACTGAAAAGGGTTAAAATGGGGCTGTGAGCTAACTCTTCCCTAGAAGCTCAGGGAAGCAAACATCCTAACTCTGGCTAGCCCCGGTCctcagctttctgtcactgtgacgaAATACCCAAGGTAAATCAACTTAAAGGGAGAAGAGTGGTTTTGGCTCACTGCTTTAGTTCAAGGCTCTTGGCTCTTGTTTCTGGGTCTGCGGTGAGGGAGAACAGCAGAAGGAGGGTAGCATGTGGGAGAGCACGCTGCTGCTCACTCATGGCTGCCAAGAAGCAGTGGCAGCAAGACAGAAATAGACAGGGACACTCTATCCCCTTCCAGGACACGTCCCAATGGCCTACTTTCTCCAACTTGCCCCACCTCCTAAAGTTCTTCCACCTCTCAGATTGTCCTTAACGTATGATCTCATCAGTGGATTAATTTGAAAATGTAATCATAGCTCCCTGATGATGCAGTCACCCCCGAAGGCCCCATCTCTGAATGGTGCATTGGGGATCTAGCCCTCAATACAGGAATGTGAGGGACACTTAAGATCCAAACATCCCCTAACATTGTCCCCACGTGGGAGCGCAGTCTCACATCTAGGATTGAGTTACTAGGACTACCTGGTTCACGAAGTCAGTAAGTCAGACAACATTCTATATCCCATttgtgtcttattttatttttattttattttattccccaGAAACTGTGTGAGGGAGAGAGGTCATCTCCTAAGTAACTCTGGAGATACCAACATGGTGGTTCCACATGAAGATGACTCAGACCGTGTACCCTTCAACCACTCTGGCCCAGACCTCCAGGGGAACCAGGCCAGTTTGAATACAGACCAGGAGACTGTGGTAGACCTAGGAAGTTGTTCACTGGGCTCATGGCTCAGGCATGATCAGCTGCCATTGTCGTGGATATTGAACCTTTGTTAAACTCGTCTGTACAATAAATAGTCTTAGAAAACAGCATTGCctacacacagacaggcagacagacagacacacacacatgagaggtagagaggcagagagagagagagagagagagagagagagagaaagcttggaACCCACAGGTCTAAATGGGACATACTCTTTAGATATACTTTGAATGTGTGACTTAGGgagggtttggtgtttgtttgtttgtttgtttgtttgtttgttttttaatgtatatgagtacactgttgctctcttcagacacaccagaagagggcatcagatccccattacagatggttgtgagccaccatgcagttgctgggaactgaactcaggacctctggaagagcagtcagtgttcttaaccacggagccacctctcctgtcttgttttgttttttaagacctGTTTTTAAGGCTAATTACATTTTcactgaaacaaaaagaaaaccccaacacacaacaaaaacaaactagtCAAGGAATTTTAAAGTTTGCAGCAAGGCAGACAAAAGCATGCTTTGTTGATGAATCCCAATAATAATTGATCTGGAGTTAAGACCTTCCAAATCCCTGTCGTCTTCTGGCTCTGCACACAGCCAGCCACATTGTTGGAGTTTCATGATACTCCACGGGGATGTTGGATATGCTGGAAGACAATTCTCCAGGAAGTCATGTGTCCTCTGATCTTGTGAACAGAATCTTTGTTCCAGATGACTTTATTTTAAGGTTGTTTGTACAATAAATGGTTTACAAaacagcatcacacacacacacacacacacacacacacacacacacacgacaggcagagaaacagagactcTTTAGACTCTGAACTTTGCACACGCTGCGTTCCTTGTGTGCCATCCCTCTTCTTACCATGCTGTAGGAATCAGGAGTTGAGAAAGCAACGCAAAAATGATACTCCGGCATTGTTATTGTTACAATTAGGATTACTctgtgggggttggagagatggttcagtggtttaagagcaccagctgctgttccagaggaccagggttcagttctcagcatccacatggtggctcacaagcatctttaattccagttctaggggatccaacactctcttctgccctcctcaGGTACCATAAACATAATTGGTGCACAGgaatacatgtaggcaaaacactcacatacatagagtaaaagtaatatacatcTTTAAGAAACAGTTGCTATTTGTTTCTGACTGGGAGTCTGTCTTTTGCCAGCAACCATGGAGAATGCCTGAACACCTGAGCCAGTGAAATGGACTCTGAAGTAACAACTTGGTAGTCCCGAGGGAGCAGAGCTCTCCTCTCAAGGCAGAATCTACTGGATGAATGTACTTTTGAGTTTGTGAGGCTGAGTGGCATCTGGCTAATCCCCGAGACTCTTCCCCATCATCCCTGTGCAAAGTATTTGGCTCCTCTCTTCACAAGCCATTGCTTCCTTAGCCTCAACGTGCTccctagttttatgttaacttgacacaagctagagttgtctgggaagagggagcttcagctgagaaaatgcatcTGCGCACTGGCCTGGGCTGCCTTTTATTAATTAATGACTAATGTGGGAGCGGTGATATCACCCCTGagttctgtaagagagcaggcTCAGAAAGCTttggggagcaagccagcaagcagcacccctttacagcatctgcatcagctcctgcctccaggttgctcCCCTGCAAGAGTTCCCGCCCTGGCTTATGCCAGCGATAAGCTGTGGTCTAAGTGCTATGTGCTGAAATGAA is part of the Rattus norvegicus strain BN/NHsdMcwi chromosome 4, GRCr8, whole genome shotgun sequence genome and encodes:
- the Rpl27al5 gene encoding large ribosomal subunit protein uL15-like, encoding MPSRLRKTRKLWGHVSHGHCRIGKHRKHPGGRGNAGGEHHHRINSDKYHPGYFGKVGMRHYHLKRNQSFCPTVNLDKLWTLVSKQTRVNAAKNKTGAAPIIDVVRSGYCRVLGKGKLPKQPVIVKAKFFSRRAEEKMKGVGGACVLMA